The proteins below come from a single Mycolicibacterium sp. TY81 genomic window:
- the mtrA gene encoding two-component system response regulator MtrA, translating into MDAMRQRILVVDDDPSLAEMLTIVLRGEGFDTAVIGDGSQALTAVRELRPDLVLLDLMLPGMNGIDVCRVLRADSGVPIVMLTAKTDTVDVVLGLESGADDYVMKPFKPKELVARVRARLRRNDDEPAEMLSIADVDIDVPAHKVTRQGEQISLTPLEFDLLVALARKPRQVFTRDVLLEQVWGYRHPADTRLVNVHVQRLRAKVEKDPENPQVVLTVRGVGYKAGPP; encoded by the coding sequence ATGGACGCCATGAGGCAACGCATTCTGGTCGTCGACGACGACCCATCTCTGGCCGAGATGCTCACCATCGTGCTGCGGGGCGAAGGCTTCGACACCGCCGTCATCGGTGACGGCAGCCAGGCGCTGACCGCGGTCCGCGAGCTGCGCCCGGATCTGGTGCTGTTGGACCTCATGCTGCCCGGAATGAACGGCATCGACGTGTGCCGTGTGCTGCGCGCCGACTCGGGCGTGCCGATCGTCATGCTGACCGCCAAGACCGACACGGTCGACGTGGTGCTGGGCCTGGAGTCTGGCGCCGACGACTACGTCATGAAGCCCTTCAAGCCGAAGGAACTGGTGGCGCGGGTGCGCGCGCGGTTGCGCCGCAACGACGACGAGCCGGCGGAGATGCTGTCCATCGCCGACGTCGACATCGACGTGCCGGCCCACAAGGTGACCCGGCAGGGTGAGCAGATTTCGCTGACTCCGCTGGAGTTCGACCTGCTTGTGGCCCTCGCCCGGAAGCCGCGCCAGGTCTTCACTCGTGACGTGCTGCTCGAACAGGTGTGGGGCTACCGCCATCCGGCAGACACCCGCCTGGTGAACGTCCACGTGCAGCGGCTGCGGGCCAAGGTCGAGAAGGACCCGGAGAACCCGCAGGTGGTGCTCACCGTTCGAGGAGTGGGATACAAGGCCGGACCGCCGTGA
- a CDS encoding dTMP kinase has product MLIAIEGVDGAGKNTLTQGLRAQFEARGKSVTTVAFPRYGRSVEADIAAEALHGRHGDLADSVYAMAMLFALDRAGAKAEIAALNDAHDVVILDRYVASNAAYSAARLHQGAGGDVVAWVRELEFERLALPVPDWQLYLNVPTDLAAERAARREAQDATRTRDAYERDGGLQGRTAAVYTALAAENWVGRWALVAPDVDPGELAGRLLG; this is encoded by the coding sequence GTGCTGATCGCAATCGAAGGCGTCGATGGTGCGGGGAAGAACACGCTGACCCAGGGTCTGCGGGCGCAGTTCGAGGCCCGCGGGAAGTCGGTGACCACCGTGGCGTTCCCGCGCTACGGCCGCTCGGTCGAGGCGGATATCGCCGCCGAGGCGCTCCACGGCCGGCACGGCGACCTCGCCGATTCGGTGTACGCCATGGCGATGCTGTTCGCGCTCGACCGCGCGGGCGCCAAGGCCGAGATCGCCGCATTGAACGACGCGCACGATGTGGTGATCCTCGACCGCTACGTTGCGTCCAACGCCGCCTACAGCGCGGCCCGGCTGCATCAGGGGGCGGGCGGGGACGTCGTCGCCTGGGTGCGGGAGTTGGAGTTCGAGCGGTTGGCACTGCCGGTGCCGGACTGGCAGCTCTATCTCAATGTGCCGACCGATCTCGCCGCAGAGCGGGCGGCACGCCGGGAAGCTCAGGACGCGACGCGAACCCGCGACGCCTACGAGCGCGACGGTGGCCTGCAGGGCCGCACGGCCGCGGTGTACACCGCGCTCGCGGCCGAAAACTGGGTCGGCCGTTGGGCTTTGGTCGCCCCGGACGTCGACCCGGGGGAGTTGGCCGGCCGGCTGCTGGGGTGA
- the dctA gene encoding C4-dicarboxylate transporter DctA gives MATTMQPPKSEMIRLANKPPWYTSLFVQLLVAIVAGILVGWLQPKVGADLKPLADGFIKLIKMLIAPIIFCTVVLGIAHVGDLKSVGRIGVKALIYFEAVTTFALLFGLVVGNIVKPGAGFHVDAATLASGADAIAKKTQNKELPHTVDFLLNIIPESVFKAFTENNLLQVLFFAVLFGLALAKFGEKGPPVILEIVDHLSHVFFTVIGWVMRLAPIGAFGAMAYIIGQYGIGSLSSFAKLIGACYLAAVLFMVVLAVVAKVFAGVNLWKFVVYIKDELFLALGTASTEVVLPRIMAKLTNAGCSRTTTGLVVPTGYSFNLDGATLYLSICVLFLAQALGVNLSLGEQITAVLVLMLTSKGMAGVPGSSFLALSATVAAIGHGAIPVAAVALLLGADRIMDSMRVSVNLLGNCVATFVVANWEGQLDKDRLCKVLDGQDVPPLDEPDPMADPAGGGGRTASTSN, from the coding sequence ATGGCGACCACCATGCAACCGCCCAAAAGCGAGATGATCCGGCTCGCGAACAAGCCGCCTTGGTACACGTCGCTTTTCGTGCAGCTGCTCGTCGCGATCGTCGCGGGCATCCTCGTCGGCTGGCTGCAGCCCAAGGTCGGCGCCGACCTCAAGCCGCTCGCCGACGGCTTCATCAAGCTGATCAAGATGCTGATCGCGCCGATCATCTTCTGCACCGTCGTGCTGGGCATTGCGCACGTCGGCGACCTCAAGTCCGTCGGCCGGATCGGCGTGAAAGCGTTGATCTACTTCGAGGCGGTGACCACCTTCGCGCTGCTCTTCGGGCTGGTCGTCGGCAACATCGTCAAACCCGGGGCCGGTTTCCACGTCGACGCCGCCACGCTGGCGTCCGGGGCCGACGCGATCGCGAAGAAGACCCAGAACAAAGAGCTGCCGCACACCGTCGATTTTCTGCTGAACATCATCCCCGAGTCGGTGTTCAAGGCGTTCACCGAGAACAACCTCCTCCAGGTCCTGTTCTTCGCTGTCCTGTTCGGGCTGGCGTTGGCAAAATTCGGCGAGAAGGGCCCGCCCGTCATCCTCGAAATCGTCGACCATCTGAGCCACGTGTTCTTCACCGTCATCGGCTGGGTGATGCGCCTGGCGCCCATCGGCGCCTTCGGGGCGATGGCCTACATCATCGGCCAGTACGGCATCGGCTCCCTGAGCAGTTTCGCCAAACTGATCGGCGCTTGCTACCTCGCCGCCGTCCTGTTCATGGTGGTGCTCGCGGTCGTTGCGAAGGTCTTCGCGGGAGTGAACCTGTGGAAGTTCGTCGTGTACATCAAGGACGAGCTGTTCCTTGCGCTCGGCACCGCTTCCACCGAGGTCGTGCTGCCGCGCATCATGGCCAAGCTGACCAATGCCGGATGTTCACGCACCACAACGGGTCTGGTGGTGCCGACGGGCTACTCGTTCAATCTCGACGGAGCGACCCTCTACCTCTCGATCTGTGTGCTGTTCCTGGCCCAGGCATTGGGCGTGAACCTGAGCCTGGGTGAGCAGATCACCGCGGTGCTGGTACTGATGCTGACGTCCAAGGGCATGGCCGGCGTTCCCGGGTCCTCATTCCTCGCGCTCTCAGCGACCGTCGCCGCCATCGGCCACGGCGCCATCCCCGTCGCCGCGGTGGCCCTGCTCCTCGGTGCCGACCGCATCATGGACTCGATGCGCGTCTCGGTGAACCTGCTGGGCAACTGTGTCGCGACGTTCGTGGTGGCCAACTGGGAGGGGCAGCTCGACAAAGACCGTCTGTGCAAGGTCCTCGACGGCCAAGACGTCCCGCCGCTCGACGAGCCTGACCCGATGGCGGATCCGGCTGGAGGTGGCGGGCGTACTGCATCCACGTCCAACTGA
- a CDS encoding HNH endonuclease signature motif containing protein: MFEHVGVGAGGVLVHDASVVDAVVHFARVSNVAECGKFRAIADLVALRVDDEDGRQWWACDGWDAAVAEVGAALGIGKREASGQLSIAVALRFRLPKVAAVFADGGVSARTVGTICWRTRLVEDPNTLAVIDVALAGALSEWAGLSRKKIERKIDGWVQKFDPAAVLKVRSAARRRGVGVGKPDDETGVASIWGALLATDAELLDRVLDEMARQVCEDDPRTFGQRRADALGVLAARGDRLACQCGNPDCPAAGPDARAAAVVIHVLTDQLPVPVADPLLHGDPAAPQTPTPAREPHPAPQPDPAPEPVFTPEPEPEPAPADDMAPMPAPASAADSGSADASTPAGDERAGDSTSTPVPASRPAHTPAPAAESASTPEAHAAHPPVPTSAPTSTKPPAPVCTPVGYVLGGGVVPPAVLADLVARGAKVRTVASAADLDEVPRYRPTAAMDEFVRVRAMTCMFPGCDQPATACDVDHTIAWPVGPTHPGNLSPKCRKHHLLKTFYGGPDGWSDRQQPDGTIVWTAPTGHTYISVPESRILFPRTVTDTPLPNPPPEDTDLDAPPAPGRGVMMPIRRRTRAQNQAQQIAYERALNQADIDEREAAQEAFARRRKERQEREAAEAAEAAAAAESAEQQDIPPPL; this comes from the coding sequence ATGTTCGAACATGTGGGTGTCGGGGCCGGTGGTGTGCTGGTTCACGATGCCTCTGTGGTCGACGCGGTGGTGCATTTCGCGCGGGTGTCGAATGTCGCTGAGTGCGGGAAGTTTCGGGCGATCGCGGATCTGGTGGCGTTGCGTGTCGATGACGAAGATGGCCGGCAGTGGTGGGCCTGTGATGGGTGGGATGCTGCGGTCGCCGAGGTGGGGGCGGCGCTGGGGATCGGGAAGCGTGAAGCGTCGGGGCAGTTGTCGATTGCGGTCGCGTTGCGCTTCCGCCTGCCGAAGGTGGCGGCGGTGTTCGCTGATGGTGGGGTGTCGGCGCGGACGGTCGGGACGATCTGTTGGCGCACCCGTTTGGTGGAGGATCCCAATACGCTGGCGGTGATCGATGTTGCGTTGGCGGGGGCGCTGTCGGAGTGGGCGGGGTTGTCGCGCAAGAAGATTGAACGCAAGATCGACGGTTGGGTGCAGAAGTTCGACCCGGCCGCTGTTTTGAAGGTGCGCTCGGCCGCGCGCCGGCGTGGGGTCGGGGTGGGTAAGCCCGATGATGAGACCGGGGTGGCGTCGATCTGGGGTGCGCTGTTGGCCACCGATGCCGAGTTGCTGGATCGGGTGCTGGACGAGATGGCCCGGCAGGTGTGTGAGGACGATCCGCGGACGTTCGGGCAGCGGCGTGCTGACGCGCTCGGGGTGTTGGCGGCCCGTGGGGATCGGCTCGCGTGCCAGTGCGGCAATCCCGATTGCCCGGCGGCTGGGCCGGATGCGCGGGCGGCGGCGGTGGTGATTCATGTGCTCACCGATCAGCTGCCGGTGCCGGTGGCGGATCCGCTGTTGCACGGGGATCCGGCCGCGCCTCAGACCCCGACTCCGGCGCGAGAACCGCATCCCGCACCACAACCGGATCCCGCGCCTGAGCCGGTCTTCACACCCGAGCCTGAGCCTGAGCCCGCGCCGGCGGATGACATGGCGCCGATGCCCGCGCCTGCGTCGGCGGCCGACTCGGGGTCTGCCGATGCCTCGACCCCTGCTGGGGACGAACGGGCCGGCGACAGCACGTCCACGCCAGTGCCGGCCAGCAGACCCGCGCATACACCTGCTCCGGCGGCTGAGTCGGCGTCCACCCCTGAAGCTCATGCGGCGCACCCGCCGGTCCCGACTTCCGCTCCGACTTCCACCAAGCCCCCGGCGCCGGTATGCACCCCGGTCGGTTATGTCCTCGGCGGCGGCGTGGTGCCCCCGGCGGTGCTCGCCGATCTGGTGGCCCGCGGTGCGAAGGTCCGCACCGTCGCCTCGGCCGCGGATCTGGATGAGGTGCCGCGGTACCGGCCCACGGCGGCGATGGATGAATTCGTCCGGGTGCGGGCCATGACGTGCATGTTCCCGGGCTGTGATCAGCCTGCCACCGCCTGCGATGTGGACCATACGATTGCGTGGCCGGTCGGGCCGACGCATCCGGGCAACCTGAGCCCGAAGTGCCGCAAACACCACCTGCTCAAAACGTTCTACGGCGGGCCGGATGGCTGGAGTGACCGTCAACAGCCTGACGGGACGATTGTGTGGACCGCACCCACCGGCCACACCTACATCAGCGTGCCGGAAAGTCGAATCCTGTTTCCTCGCACGGTCACCGACACCCCGCTGCCGAACCCACCGCCAGAGGACACCGATCTGGACGCCCCACCGGCTCCTGGCCGGGGTGTGATGATGCCCATCCGGCGCCGCACCCGCGCCCAGAACCAGGCCCAGCAGATCGCCTACGAACGCGCCCTCAACCAAGCCGATATCGACGAGCGCGAAGCCGCCCAAGAAGCCTTCGCCCGCCGGCGCAAAGAACGCCAAGAACGCGAAGCCGCAGAAGCCGCAGAAGCCGCGGCGGCCGCCGAATCAGCAGAGCAACAAGACATCCCACCGCCACTGTAA
- a CDS encoding ISL3 family transposase, with amino-acid sequence MRVSTAFNRILQVPGANVTDVTIGDRDIEVTVGLKARSMRCPCGKRVRAGYDRRRRRWRHVDLACKKLWLVYDIRRTNCPRCGIVTEQVPWARPGARFTRDFEDTVLWLAQRTDRTTVATLMRCGWESVTAIINRGVDELLDQRRLTDLYRIGVDEICYRHPHKYLTIVGDHDTGTVIGVQPGRSEESLSKFYEQQPDSTLETITAVSMDVSKAFRGATRTHLPEATICFDPFHIMQWVNRALDRVFAAAASGPDKVAMTSAQWRQTRWALRTGENKLTDNKRELVNQIARANRHVGRAWALKEQLRDLYRLPHEPGVARQRLKAWITAAKRSRIPSFIELGKRLQEHFDAVIAAVELGISNALLEGINAKIRLINARGYGHHSARTLTSMIYLCLGGLHPQLPTRR; translated from the coding sequence GTGCGCGTCAGTACTGCATTTAACCGAATACTTCAGGTCCCCGGAGCCAACGTCACCGATGTCACCATCGGCGACCGCGATATCGAAGTCACCGTCGGCCTTAAAGCCCGCTCGATGCGCTGCCCGTGCGGCAAACGTGTGCGGGCCGGTTATGACCGCCGGCGCCGGCGCTGGCGCCATGTGGATCTGGCCTGCAAGAAACTGTGGCTGGTCTACGACATCCGCCGCACGAACTGCCCACGCTGCGGCATCGTCACCGAGCAGGTGCCGTGGGCTCGTCCCGGTGCCCGATTCACCCGAGACTTCGAAGACACGGTGCTCTGGCTGGCCCAACGCACCGACCGCACCACCGTGGCCACGCTCATGCGGTGCGGCTGGGAATCGGTCACCGCCATCATCAACCGCGGTGTCGACGAACTGCTCGACCAACGACGACTCACAGACCTGTACCGGATCGGCGTCGACGAAATCTGCTACCGCCACCCGCACAAATATCTGACCATCGTCGGCGACCACGACACCGGCACCGTCATCGGAGTCCAGCCCGGACGCAGTGAAGAATCGCTATCGAAATTCTATGAACAACAACCTGATTCGACACTAGAGACGATCACCGCCGTGAGCATGGACGTGAGCAAGGCGTTCCGCGGAGCCACCCGAACCCACCTACCGGAAGCCACCATCTGCTTTGACCCGTTCCACATCATGCAATGGGTCAACCGGGCATTGGACCGGGTCTTCGCCGCCGCCGCCAGCGGACCGGACAAAGTCGCCATGACCTCAGCGCAGTGGCGCCAGACCCGATGGGCGCTGCGCACCGGCGAAAACAAACTCACCGACAACAAACGTGAACTGGTCAACCAGATCGCCCGCGCGAACCGTCACGTCGGCCGGGCCTGGGCCCTCAAAGAACAGCTGCGCGACCTGTATCGACTCCCACACGAACCCGGTGTCGCCCGTCAACGACTCAAAGCCTGGATCACCGCCGCCAAACGCAGCCGTATCCCGTCCTTCATCGAACTCGGCAAACGACTACAGGAACACTTCGACGCCGTCATCGCCGCCGTGGAACTCGGCATCTCCAACGCCCTCCTCGAAGGCATCAACGCCAAAATCCGACTCATCAACGCCCGCGGCTACGGCCACCACTCCGCCCGAACACTGACCTCAATGATCTATCTCTGCCTGGGCGGGCTCCACCCTCAGCTACCCACGAGAAGGTGA
- a CDS encoding CocE/NonD family hydrolase yields MRALIRVTAFVVVLALLAACGADRPPASPFPAATGRGSCAVDTERDVGATMRDGVVLRADVYRPRTADPVPVLLMRTQYGKSGAQTSPERYEPPDWFASHCYLVVVQDVRGQGSSGGVFSEFTNDMADGYDTVEWAAGLPGANGKVAMYGSSYVGATQWLAAVTAPPHLVTIAPANTASDYYDGWTYEGGEFRLAFVQPWAIESIALGAAQNRRDAEAERLLRDAGADPTRWLNFRPQQDLPPMQPHNPAVAPWYFDWVRHNTRDAFWQQVSIRDRYPAVRIPVLHFEGWYDAFLAGGVENFAGMVAHGGNDFARTNQRLVIGPWDHVAWGRADSEPAPMLKDIGAVGNSPINELMLAWFDHFLKGVDNGVAGKPRVDYFTMGANAWKTAANWPLPQTQWINYYLSGSGGIADRDGKLLPVLPGPQPPDTYTYDPLNPAPSLGGHSCCGAKSGPQGPYDQTPVEQRSDVLVYTGDPVTRDTEITGAATVSLWAQSSAVDTDFTAKLVVVKPDGTAVNLNNGIIRASFRDSLSAPTPIVPGQPYQYRIQIWPTSYQLKPGDRVRVEISSSDYPQFAPNPNTGAPFGRDAATVVATQTILHDAAHPSSITLPVIAN; encoded by the coding sequence GTGCGCGCTCTGATCCGCGTGACGGCGTTCGTGGTGGTGCTGGCTCTGCTGGCTGCCTGTGGCGCGGACCGTCCGCCCGCTTCTCCATTCCCTGCTGCGACGGGCCGGGGCTCGTGCGCCGTCGATACCGAACGCGATGTCGGCGCCACCATGCGCGACGGCGTCGTCCTGCGCGCCGACGTCTACCGCCCTCGAACCGCTGACCCGGTGCCGGTATTGCTGATGCGGACGCAGTACGGCAAGTCCGGGGCGCAGACGTCGCCGGAGCGCTACGAACCGCCGGATTGGTTCGCCTCGCACTGCTATCTCGTTGTCGTGCAGGACGTTCGGGGCCAGGGGAGCTCCGGCGGGGTGTTCAGTGAGTTCACCAATGACATGGCCGACGGCTACGACACCGTCGAATGGGCCGCCGGTCTGCCCGGCGCGAACGGCAAGGTGGCGATGTACGGATCGTCGTACGTCGGTGCGACGCAATGGCTTGCAGCGGTGACGGCGCCGCCGCATCTGGTGACGATCGCGCCCGCCAACACCGCGTCCGACTACTACGACGGCTGGACCTACGAGGGCGGCGAGTTCCGGTTGGCGTTCGTGCAGCCGTGGGCCATCGAGTCGATTGCGCTCGGTGCCGCGCAGAACCGCCGGGACGCCGAAGCCGAACGGCTGTTGCGGGACGCCGGCGCCGATCCGACGCGATGGCTGAATTTCCGCCCGCAGCAGGACCTTCCGCCGATGCAGCCCCACAATCCGGCGGTGGCGCCGTGGTACTTCGACTGGGTCCGGCACAACACGCGCGACGCCTTCTGGCAGCAGGTCAGCATTCGCGACCGGTATCCGGCGGTGCGAATTCCGGTGCTGCACTTCGAGGGCTGGTACGACGCGTTCCTGGCCGGCGGTGTGGAGAACTTCGCCGGGATGGTGGCCCACGGTGGCAACGACTTCGCGCGTACGAACCAGCGTCTGGTCATCGGGCCGTGGGACCACGTCGCGTGGGGTCGAGCTGATTCCGAGCCCGCACCGATGCTCAAAGACATTGGAGCGGTGGGCAACAGCCCGATCAACGAGCTGATGCTGGCGTGGTTCGACCACTTCTTGAAGGGCGTCGACAACGGTGTGGCGGGCAAGCCGCGCGTCGATTACTTCACCATGGGTGCCAACGCCTGGAAGACGGCCGCCAATTGGCCACTGCCGCAGACGCAATGGATCAACTACTACCTCTCGGGCTCCGGCGGCATCGCGGACCGCGACGGCAAGCTGTTGCCGGTGCTGCCCGGACCACAACCGCCCGACACCTACACCTACGACCCGCTCAATCCGGCACCGAGCCTGGGTGGGCACTCCTGCTGTGGTGCGAAGTCCGGTCCGCAAGGGCCGTACGACCAGACGCCGGTCGAACAGCGATCCGATGTGCTGGTGTACACCGGCGACCCGGTGACCCGGGACACCGAGATCACCGGGGCGGCCACCGTCTCGCTGTGGGCCCAATCTTCAGCTGTGGACACCGATTTCACGGCCAAGCTGGTGGTGGTCAAGCCCGATGGGACGGCCGTCAACCTGAACAACGGCATCATCCGGGCGTCGTTCCGGGACTCGTTGTCGGCGCCGACGCCGATCGTCCCCGGCCAGCCGTACCAGTACCGCATCCAAATCTGGCCCACCAGTTACCAACTCAAGCCGGGGGACCGGGTGCGGGTCGAGATTTCCAGCAGCGACTACCCGCAGTTCGCGCCGAATCCCAACACCGGTGCGCCGTTCGGGCGGGATGCGGCGACCGTCGTTGCGACGCAGACCATCCTGCACGACGCCGCCCATCCGTCGTCGATCACGTTGCCGGTGATCGCGAACTGA
- the ahcY gene encoding adenosylhomocysteinase has product MTELKADVRNGIDYKVADLSEAEFGRKEIRLAEHEMPGLMALRREYHDVQPLKGARISGSLHMTVQTAVLIETLTALGAEVRWASCNIFSTQDHAAAAVVVGPHGTVEEPKGTPVFAWKGETLEEYWWCAEQMLTWDGEPANMILDDGGDATMLVLRGAQWEKAGVVPPAEEDDSAEWKVFLELVRKGFENDKTKWTKIAESVKGVTEETTTGVLRLYQFAAAGELAFPAINVNDSVTKSKFDNKYGTRHSLIDGINRGTDVLIGGKKVLICGYGDVGKGCAESMAGQGARVAVTEIDPINALQALMDGFDVVTVEQGIPEADIVITATGNFDIILLEHMKAMKNQAILGNIGHFDNEIDMAALEKSGATKLNIKPQVDLWTFGDTGKSIIVLSEGRLLNLGNATGHPSFVMSNSFSNQVIAQIELWTKNDEYDNEVYRLAKHLDEKVARIHVEALGGTLTKLTKDQAEYIGVDVDGPYKPEHYRY; this is encoded by the coding sequence ATGACGGAATTGAAGGCAGATGTCCGTAACGGCATCGACTACAAGGTCGCCGATTTGTCCGAGGCCGAGTTCGGCCGCAAGGAGATTCGCCTCGCCGAGCACGAGATGCCCGGCCTGATGGCGCTTCGCCGCGAATACCACGACGTGCAGCCGCTCAAGGGCGCGCGCATCTCCGGCTCGCTGCACATGACCGTGCAGACCGCCGTGCTGATCGAGACGCTGACCGCGCTGGGCGCCGAGGTGCGCTGGGCGTCGTGCAACATCTTCTCCACCCAGGACCACGCGGCCGCGGCCGTCGTCGTCGGCCCGCACGGCACCGTCGAGGAGCCCAAGGGCACCCCGGTCTTCGCCTGGAAGGGCGAGACGCTGGAGGAGTACTGGTGGTGCGCCGAGCAGATGCTCACCTGGGACGGCGAGCCGGCCAACATGATCCTGGACGACGGCGGCGACGCCACCATGCTGGTGCTGCGCGGTGCGCAGTGGGAGAAGGCGGGCGTCGTGCCCCCGGCCGAGGAAGACGACTCGGCCGAGTGGAAGGTCTTCCTGGAGCTCGTGCGCAAGGGCTTCGAGAACGACAAGACCAAGTGGACCAAGATCGCCGAGTCGGTCAAGGGTGTCACCGAGGAGACCACCACCGGCGTGCTGCGGCTGTACCAGTTCGCCGCTGCGGGTGAGCTGGCGTTCCCGGCCATCAACGTCAACGACTCGGTCACCAAGAGCAAGTTCGACAACAAGTACGGCACCCGCCACTCGCTGATCGACGGCATCAACCGCGGCACCGACGTGCTGATCGGTGGCAAGAAGGTGCTGATCTGTGGCTACGGCGACGTCGGCAAGGGTTGTGCCGAGTCGATGGCCGGCCAGGGCGCGCGCGTCGCGGTCACCGAGATCGACCCGATCAACGCGCTGCAGGCGCTGATGGACGGCTTCGACGTCGTCACCGTCGAGCAGGGCATCCCCGAGGCCGACATCGTCATCACCGCGACCGGCAACTTCGACATCATCCTGCTCGAGCACATGAAGGCCATGAAGAACCAGGCCATCCTGGGCAACATCGGCCACTTCGACAACGAGATCGACATGGCGGCCCTCGAGAAGTCGGGCGCCACCAAGCTGAACATCAAGCCGCAGGTCGACCTGTGGACCTTCGGTGACACCGGCAAGTCGATCATCGTGCTGTCCGAGGGCCGTCTGCTCAACCTGGGCAACGCCACCGGCCACCCGTCGTTCGTGATGTCGAACTCGTTCTCCAACCAGGTCATCGCCCAGATCGAGCTGTGGACCAAGAACGACGAGTACGACAACGAGGTCTACCGCCTGGCCAAGCACCTCGACGAGAAGGTCGCGCGCATCCACGTCGAGGCTCTCGGCGGCACGCTGACCAAGCTCACCAAGGATCAGGCCGAGTACATCGGCGTCGACGTCGACGGCCCGTACAAGCCGGAGCACTACCGCTACTGA
- a CDS encoding TetR family transcriptional regulator: MTAAAAVPDGPEGPRPAAPRVPYAEASRVLLRHSILDGMRELLLAKDWSSITLSDVARAAGISRQTIYNEFGSRQGLAEGYAMRLADRLVDAVEHAIYANVGDIESAFLQGFRMFFTESASDPLVISLLTGVAKPDLLQIITTDSAPIISHCSKRLTEAFRGSWVQISDDDAGVLARAIVRLAISYVSMPPEADHDVAADLARLMTPFADRYGSGDTP; encoded by the coding sequence GTGACCGCCGCGGCCGCAGTACCGGACGGACCCGAGGGGCCGCGCCCTGCGGCACCTCGGGTGCCGTACGCCGAGGCGTCACGGGTCCTGCTGCGGCACTCGATCCTGGACGGCATGCGAGAACTGTTGCTGGCCAAGGACTGGTCGTCGATCACGCTGTCCGACGTCGCGCGCGCCGCCGGCATCAGCCGGCAGACGATCTACAACGAATTCGGCTCGCGCCAGGGCCTGGCCGAGGGGTACGCGATGCGCCTCGCCGACCGCCTGGTCGACGCCGTCGAGCACGCCATCTACGCCAACGTCGGCGACATCGAGTCCGCGTTCCTGCAGGGCTTCCGGATGTTCTTCACCGAGTCGGCGTCCGATCCGCTCGTCATCTCGTTGCTGACCGGTGTCGCCAAACCCGATCTGCTGCAGATCATCACCACCGACAGCGCGCCGATCATCTCGCACTGTTCGAAGCGTCTCACCGAGGCGTTCCGCGGCAGCTGGGTGCAGATTTCCGACGACGACGCCGGAGTGCTGGCGCGGGCGATCGTCCGGCTGGCGATCAGTTACGTGTCAATGCCGCCGGAAGCGGACCACGATGTGGCCGCTGACCTGGCCCGGCTCATGACGCCGTTCGCCGACCGTTACGGTAGTGGGGATACCCCGTAG
- a CDS encoding rubredoxin — translation MSEPFKKFVCLQCGFEYDEEKGWPEDGIAPGTRWADIPEDWSCPDCGAAKSDFDMVEVVAS, via the coding sequence ATGAGCGAGCCGTTCAAGAAGTTCGTCTGCCTGCAGTGCGGCTTCGAGTACGACGAGGAGAAGGGCTGGCCGGAGGACGGCATCGCCCCGGGCACCCGCTGGGCCGACATCCCCGAGGACTGGAGCTGCCCGGACTGCGGCGCCGCCAAATCCGACTTCGACATGGTGGAGGTCGTGGCGTCGTGA